The Panicum virgatum strain AP13 chromosome 5K, P.virgatum_v5, whole genome shotgun sequence genome has a window encoding:
- the LOC120706317 gene encoding uncharacterized protein LOC120706317, giving the protein MVLGKVAIVIGSGIVGTILTGGESSLPDFRDVISGAFKFMTKGAKKGKDGPSTSSPHTSQLLTQVNYLREELQMLSKSNHVAIVTVDGRPGPGAYGITAVVIGAIGYLFIRWKGWKLSDMMFVTKRGFSETCNVVGKQVDQVSESVHAAKRHLAGRIDRVDCSLDACQEITEATREEVTIIHGDLSAFQKEMETVHLVVRSLETKLGRLAYTQDRTTRGIYDLCEFTKKLEQSPKADTRQVTSSTPRPAIESSERVAKTVSLPPALEAEFPPAQSPRPEAPKVVRSTTMSASGLNMLVGTTMPPKRDHQGLFSRASSMKEGPSELPSGVPSAAEPSPRRSGSSTLFGGFGFLRSYTS; this is encoded by the exons ATGGTGCTCGGCAAGGTCGCCATCGTCATCGGCTCCG GAATCGTGGGAACAATACTGACGGGCGGTGAGTCCAGCCTTCCGGACTTCAGGGATGTTATCTCCGGTGCTTTCAAG TTCATGACCAAGGGCGCAAAGAAAGGCAAGGATGGGCCGTCGACCAGCAGTCCGCATACTTCTCAGTTGTTGACTCAG GTCAATTATCTCAGAGAAGAGCTGCAGATGCTGTCGAAATCAAACCATGTTGCTATTGTCACCGTTGACGGTAGACCTG GCCCTGGCGCATATGGTATAACAGCTGTTGTTATCGGAGCTATTGGCTATTTATTCATTAGATGGAAG GGGTGGAAACTTTCTGATATGATGTTTGTGACAAAGCGTGGCTTTTCTGAAACTTGCAATGTAGTGGGGAAACAAGTGGATCAGGTttcagaaagtgttcat GCTGCAAAGAGACATCTTGCCGGAAGAATTGATCGTGTAGATTGTAGTTTAGATGCATGCCAAGAAATTACAGAAGCCACAAGGGAAGAG GTTACAATCATCCATGGAGATCTAAGTGCCTTCCAGAAGGAAATGGAAACGGTTCATCTTGTAGTTCGAAGTCTG GAGACAAAACTTGGACGCCTAGCTTATACTCAG GATCGTACAACTCGCGGGATATATGACTTGTGCGAATTCACTAAAAAATTAGAGCAGAGCCCGAAAGCTGATACTCGTCAG GTTACATCATCAACTCCTCGTCCTGCTATTGAATCTTCAGAGAGAGTTGCTAAG ACTGTTTCTTTGCCCCCAGCTTTGGAAGCAGAGTTTCCTCCAGCCCAGTCACCTAGACCAGAGGCACCTAAG GTTGTGCGCTCTACAACCATGTCAGCATCAGGACTTAATATGCTAGTTGGAACCACAATGCCACCTAAAAGA GATCACCAGGGTCTTTTTAGCAGAGCAAGTTCTATGAAGGAAGGGCCCTCTGAGTTACCAAGTGGTGTGCCAAGCGCAGCAGAaccgagccccaggagatctgGTAGTTCAACCCTGTTTGGAGGGTTTGGCTTTCTAAGGAGCTACACCAGCTGA
- the LOC120706318 gene encoding 40S ribosomal protein S5-like, producing MAEVEQPLQQQQDVKLFNRWTFDDVQVNDISLNDYLAVSATKHATYLPHTAGRYSKKRFRKAQCPIVERLTNSLMMHGRNNGKKVMAVRIIKHTLEIIHLLTDANPIQIVVDAIINSGPREDATRIGSAGVVRRQAVDISPLRRVNQAIYLLTTGARESAFRNIKTIAECLADELINAAKGSSNSYAIKKKDEIERVAKANR from the exons atggcggaggtggagcagccgctgcagcagcagcaggatgtGAAGCTCTTCAACCGCTGGACCTTCGACGATGTCCAG GTGAACGACATCTCGCTGAACGACTACCTGGCGGTGTCGGCGACGAAGCACGCGACCTACCTGCCGCACACCGCGGGGCGCTACTCGAAGAAGCGGTTCCGCAAGGCGCAGTGCCCCATCGTCGAGCGCCTCACCAACTCGCTCATGATGCACGGCCGCAACAACGGCAAGAAGGTCATGGCCGTCCGCATCATCAAGCACACCCTGGAGATCATTCACCTGCTCACCGACGCCAACCCCATCCAGATCGTCGTCGACGCGATCATCAACAG TGGGCCACGTGAGGATGCCACCCGTATTGGTTCTGCTGGTGTTGTGAGGAGGCAGGCTGTGGATATCTCGCCCCTGAGGAGGGTGAACCAGGCCATCTACCTCCTAACAACTGGAGCTCGGGAGAGCGCTTTCAGGAACATCAAGACCATTGCTGAATGCCTTGCAGATGAGTTGATCAATGCTGCTAAGGGCTCATCCAACAG CTATgccatcaagaagaaggatgagattGAGCGTGTTGCCAAGGCCAACCGTTGA